GCTGAGCGCGATCGGAGATCCGCTCTATGCCGTCACCGAATCGGGGCAGCTGGAACCGCGCCTCGCCCTGGAGCTGCCGCAGCTGAGCTCCGATGGCCGCACCGCCAGGATTCCCCTGCGGCGGGGCGTCCGGTTCCATGACGGCACCGCCTTCGATGCGGCCGCCATGGTGTTCAGCCTCGAGCGCTTCCTGGCGATCGGCAAGCTGAGCTATCTCCTCGGCGACCGGGTCACGGCGGTTCGGGCGGTCGACTCCCACACCCTGGAGCTCAGCCTGGGCCAGCCCTTCGCGCCGCTGGCCGAGCTGCTCAGCGCCGTGGCCCTCACGCCCCTCTCCCCCACCGCCTACCGCCAGCACGGGCGGCGGCTGCTCAACGAGCGCTTCGTGGGCACCGGCCCCTACCGGCTCACCTTCTTCAGCAAGCAGCAGCAGCGGCTGGAGCCCTTCGCCGACTACTGGGGCGGCCAGCCCGCCAACAACGGCATCGACCTGGTGTCGCTCAGCAACTCCACCGCCCTGTTCGGTGCCCTCACCAGCGGCGAGGTGGATGTGCTCCTCTCCACCAGCCTGGAGATCGACCAGCAGGCCGCCCTGCGCCGGCGCAGCCGGCAGGGTCAGCTGCGGGAGGGCAGCGGGGCGGCCCTGGAGATCAGCTATCTCACCCTGCTCAGCGACCAGCCGCCGTTCGACAACCCCACGCTGCGCCGGGCCCTGGCCTACAGCCTCGATCGCGACACGATCAGCGAGCGGGTGACCCTGGGGCTGCGGCCGCCCCTGCGGGAGCTGGTGCCCCCCAGCCTGCCGGGCTCCGATCCCGTCGCCTGGGTGCGCTACGACCCCGTGCGGGCCCGCAGTCTCTACCGCCAGGCGGGCTACTGCCAGGGCCAGGCGCTGCGGGTGCCGCTCACCTTCCGCTCGAACATCCCCAGCGACCGCCTCTTCGCCCTCACCTGGCAGGCTCAGCTGCGTCAGGACCTGGGCGACTGTGTGCAGCTGGAGGTGACGGGCATGGAATCCACCACGGCCTACCGCCAGCTGGGCGAAGGGGCCTTCACCCTGATCCTGCTGGACTGGATGGGGGACTTTCCCGACGCCGACAACTACCTGATTCCCCTGCTGGCCTGCGAGAAGGAGGAGCAGCACCGCTGCCTGGAGGGCGCCAGCGCCGCCAGCGGCAGCTTCTGGGCCCAGCCGGGCCTGCAGGCTCTGCTGCAGCGCAGCGAGAGCAGCAGCGGTGCCGAGCGCCGCAGCCTCCTGCAGCGGATCCAGCGGATCACGGCGGGCGCCAATCCCTACATCCCCCTCTGGCTGGTGGCCCCGCGGGCCTGGGCCCAGCCCGGCGTCAGCCGGCCGCGCTTCGATGGATCCGGACGGCTGCAGCTGCAGGCCCTCACCCGCACGGGAATGGGCGTCGAGGCCAACACGGAAGCGGTGCAGCCATGAGCCGGCGCCGGGCTCTGGCGCAGTATCTGGCGGCACGGCTGGCGCTGGCGCCCCTGATGCTCTGGCTGATCGCCACGCTGGTGTTCCTGCTGCTGCGGCTGGCGCCGGGGGATCCGATCGACGCCCTGCTCGGCACCCGCGCCCCGGAGGCGGCCCGGGCGGCGCTGCGGAGCCGCCTCGGCCTGGATCAGCCCCTCTGGCAGCAGTACGGCGGCTTTCTGCGCGATCTGCTGCGGGGGGATCTGGGCACGTCCCTCACCAACCAGGATCCCGTGAGCACGGTGATCGGCCAGACCCTGCCCGCCAGCCTGGAGCTGGGCAGCGTGGCCCTGATCCTGGCGGCCGTGGTGGGCCTGGCCGTGGGTTTCTCCGGGATCGCCCGGCCCGAGGGCAAGCTCGATCTGGCCGGCCGCCTCTACGGCATCGGCACCTACGCCCTGCCCCCGTTCTGGGCCGCCATGGTGGTGCAGCTGATCTTCGCCGTATGGCTGGGCTGGCTGCCGGTGGGCGGGCGGTTCCCTCCCACCCTGCTGCCGCCCGAGGGCAGCGGCTTCTATCTGCTTGACAGCCTGCGCAGCGGCCTCCACAGCGGCGACTGGCAGGCTCTGCTCGGCACCGTGCGCCACCTCACGCTGCCGGCCGGCACCCTGGCGCTGCTGCTGAGCGGCATCTTCGCCAACGCCCTGCGGCTGAACCTGCGCCGCAGCCTCGCCAGCGACTACGTGGAGGCCGCCCGCAGCCGGGGCCTGGGCGAGGCACGGGTGGTGCTGCGCCATGCCCTGCCCAACGCGCTGCTGCCCGTGCTCACCATCACGGGCATCACCGTGGCCTCGCTGATCGGGGGCGCCCTGCTGATCGAGGTCACCTACTCCTGGCCGGGCATCGCCTACCGGCTGCAGGAGGCGATCAGCCAGCGCGACTACCCCCTGGTGCAGGGCATCGTGGTGGTGGTGGCCGCCCTGGTGGTGCTGGTCACGGTCACGGTGGATGTGCTGGTGGCGCTGCTCGATCCCCGCATCCGCTTCTGAGCACGTCTGAGCCGGGGCCGCAGGCCCCCCATCCGCCTCAGGGGCGCCCCAGCCGGTCGCGCCAACGGCGTGCCTGGCCCTGATCGAGCACATAGGCGGTGATGCCGTTGTGCACCCGGCGCTGGGGCGAGAGGAGGCTGGGATGCTGCCACCCCTCCAGGAACTCGATCGTGGCAGCCAGGAGCAGATCCTGCACCCTGCGGGGGTCTTCGCCCACCAGCTGATTCCCCAGCCGGAAAAGCGGCTCCCCCTGGGAGGTCATGCGCACCGGCGAGAAGTGGCTGCCGCCGTCCACCACCACCAGACGGCTGCGGGGGTGCCGGTTCCCGAGGAACAGATCCAGCTGCTCGGTGACCGGCGGGGTGACCAGATCCAGGCTGCCCCCCACCACCATCACAGGCAGGTTGAGGTCCGCAAGACCGCGGGCAGGCCAGAGCAGGCTCCCGAACCCGTTGAAGGTGATCACGCCGCGCAGCGGAATCGCATCCTGCAGCGCTGAGCCGCTCACGGGGAAGGTCTGCCGGGCGCCATCCCCCATCACTTGGGGCAGCTGGCACTGGAGCAGGCGGGAGAGGTTGGTGACCGGCAACGAGGAGAGGGCCTGCTCGCAACGCTGCGCCAGGCCCTGTTCCGGCACAAGGCCGGCGGCCATCAGCGCCGCCAGCCCTCCGAGGGAATGGCCAAACAGCACCATGCCGTCCTCACCGGCCGGCGAAGGCCCGAAGGCCGGCAGGCCGCCATCCCGCTGGGCCGCCAGCACCGCCTGCAGATCGGCCAGCCGCGCCGGCAGCGACTCGGCTCCGGGCGGAGGCCCCTCCCCCTCCAGTGAGGCCTTCACAGCCCGCTCATCACTGCCGGGATGCTCGATCAGCAGCACCGGCCAGCCCCGTTCGGCCAGGGCGGCCGCCAGCCAGCTGAGCTGCTCGGTGTTGCCCCCCAGCCCCGGCATCAGCAGCAGCCAGGGTCCGCGCTTGGCCTGACGGGCCGGCCAGAGCTCCAGGGGCAGGGGAGAGGAGCGGTGGGCAACGGCGAGCTGCAGCCGCTGGGGACTCCTGCCGTGGTCCTGCCGCCCGAGCAGCAGCGTGCGTGAGCTGCGCCGCGGCAGGGGCAGGGCGCGCAGTTCGGCCATCGCCCTCTCCTGGAGCTGCAGCTGCCGGCGCCAGTCGCCTGCCAGCTCCAGCAGACCATCGACGCGCAGGTGCAGCCGTTCCGGCGGGAGGGCCCGCAGCAGGTCCAGCGAGGTGATGGTGCTCTGGCGCTCCAGCAGCTGGCTCAGGGTCGCCAGCAGCAGCACGCCGGTGTTGTCTCCGGCGGGGGTGGTGATCAGGCCCCCCACCTCGCGCAGCAACGGCTCCCCGGTCCAGCTGCTCAGCATCTGAACCCCGAAGCCGCGATCCCGCAGCAGGGGGGCGCGGAGCAACCGGATCAGTCCCCGGCGGGATCCGGGATCCAGCAGATCCAGCCACAGCGCCAGGCTGCTCGTGGCGCCCTGGGGGTCCAGGGTCCAGGCCTCCAGATCGTCGAGATCGAGGGGCAGCTGAAGGCCATCCAGCTCCACCACCAGCTCGGAGGCCGCCCGGGCCGGTTGGGCCGCCAGCGGCGGAAAGAACACCAGCAGACTGGCGAGAACTCCGAGCAGGCGAGGAGAAGGTGTTGGCAGAAGCCGAACTGGCAACGGGGAGGACGCCGCAGCGCCGAGGCTGGTGGTTCCAGTTTCCCGCGCCACTGCGCGAAGTGGCCACCTTGCGGCTGGTGGGATCGATCGGGGCCGGCGGGGTGCTGTACCTCACCCCGATGGTGTTCCACCAGGAGGCCCTGAGCGCCGCCAGCGTGACCCAGGGGGTGGCCCTCGCCGCCCTGGCTGGCACCGTGAGCCGCTTCCTGAGCGGCTGGATGCTGGATCGGGGCGTGAACTGCTCCGTGCCCGTCCTGCTGGCGGCCCTGGCCGCCCTGGTGGGGGACAGCCTCCTGTTCCAGGCCCGGGACTTCGGGGCCTACCTCCAGGGACAGCTGCTGTTCGGCATCGCCATGGGGCTCTACTGGCCCGCGATCGAACTGGCCGTACCGCTGAGCTGCCGGCAGGGGCCCGCCCCGGTGAGCTCTGGCCGGGGCTACGCCCTGGTGCGCAGTGCCGATGCCACCGGCATTGCCGCTGGAGCACTGATCGGCACGCTGCTGGCGGGCATGGGGCTGCTGCGGGGCATCTACCTGGTGGACATGCTGTGCCTCAGCGCCATGGTGCTCCTGTTGCTGCTCCGGCGGCTGCCGGATCCGGACAGGCGTGCCGGCAGTGGTGCGAGCGGCCGCCTGGGGGGAGCCTGGCTGGGTCCGCTGCTGCCGGTGCTGGCCGTCGCTCTGCTGGCCACGGCCCTGCCCGCCCTGATGCAGAGCGCCCTGCCGCTCGACCTGGTGCGGGGGGGCCTGGCACGCCAGGCGTTGCCCGAGAGCCTGGGGGCGGCCCTGATCGCCCTCAAGCTGGGGCTGCTGGTGCTGATTCAGTGGCCGGTCGGCAGGGCGCTGGCCCGGCATCCGGTGCGGATCGGGCTCGGCCTCAGCCTGGGCAGCTTCGCGGTGGGCACAGCCCTGCTGGGGGGCTCAGCGCTCAGCAGCAACGGGGTGGCCCTGGTGGTGCTGGCCCAGGTTCCCCTGGCCCTCGGGGAAGCCGCCTTTCTGCCGGTGGCGAGTGAGGCGGTGGTGGAACTCACCCCGGTGGACCATCGGGGAGTGGCGATGGCCCTCTTCTCCCAGTGCTTTGCCCTGAGCGCCCTGGGGGCGCCGCTGCTGGCCGGAATGGCCCTGGACCGGCAGGGCCACGGCCTGGGGGTGTGGTGGACGGCCGCCGGACTCTGCGTCGGGGGCCTGCTGCTGGTGCAGCGGATCAGGCCGAGGCCTGCGGCGGCTGCCTGAGGGCCCAGGCCTCATGGGGCAGGGGCTCGGTGCCGTATTCCCAGTCGTCGTAGTCGGGATCGTTGCGGATCTGCTGATGCAGCTCCTTCTGCACGTCGAAGTTGTGGGGGTGATCGGCGGCCGCCGTCCGGGGGACGTCGGGGCGGCTGGGGGTGTGGGGGGCATTGGGGGCACCCGGGTCCTGCTGGCGCATGGTGTCCACTGCAACTGAGCCGATTCTTGCCGATCCCCCGGACCTGTGGCGGAACCGCTGCTGCCCGGGCCTGCCGAGGACTCACACGTTGAACAGAAACTCCATCACATCCCCTTCCGCCACCACGTACTCCTTGCCCTCGCTGCGCAACCAGCCGCGGTTGCGGGCCTCCGCCAGCGAGCCGGCCTCCACCAGCTGCCGATGGCCGATGGTCTGGGCCCGGATGAAGCCCCGCTCGAAATCGGTGTGGATCACACCGGCCGCCTGGGGAGCCGTCATGCCGGCGGTGATGGTCCAGGCACGGGTTTCCTTCTCGCCGGTGGTGAAGTAGGTGCGCAGACCCAGCAGGGCGTAGGTGGCCCGGATCAGGCCCTGCAGTCCCCCCTCGCTCACGCCCAGCCCCTCGAGGAACTCGGCGCGGTCCTCCTCCGGCAGTTCGATCAGCTCGGCCTCCACCTGGGCGGAGATCCTCACGGTTTCCGCACCTTCCTGGGCCGCCAGGGTCTGCACGGCCTCCACGTGGGCATTGCCCGCCGCCAGATCGTCCTCGCTCACGTTGCTGGCGTAGATGATCGGCTTGGCGGTGAGCAGTCCGAGCGGCCGGATCAGGGCCTGCTCCTCCGGGCTAAGGGCCACCGTGCGGACGGCTCCACCCGCCTCCAGCACCGCCTGGAGGCGCTCCAGCACCGCATCCTCCTGCTGGGCCTCCTTGCTGGTGCGCACCTGCTTCTTGAGCCGCTCGCGCCGCTTCTCCACCTGGGCCAGATCCGCCAGAGCCAGCTCCAGATTGATCACCTCGGCATCCCGCACGGGATCCACCGAACCGGCCACATGGATCACGTCGTCGTCGTCGAAGCAGCGCACCACATGCACGATCGCGTCCACCTCGCGGATGTTGGCCAGAAACTTGTTGCCCAGGCCCTCACCCTGGCTGGCACCCTTCACAAGACCCGCGATGTCCACGAACTCCACGCGGGTGGGGATGATCTCCCTGCTGCGGCTGAGCGTGGCCAGCTCCTGCAGGCGCGGATCCGGCACGGCCACCACCCCGGAATTGGGCTCGATCGTGCAGAAGGGATAGTTGGCGGCCTCGGCCTGGGCATTGGCCACCAGGGCGTTGAACAGGGTCGACTTGCCCACGTTGGGCAGCCCGACGATTCCGGCTTTGAGCATGGGGCGAATCTACGGGCCGCCGACCGGTGGCCTCAGCCGCGAAACTGGGGTGAGCTCCGGTCAGGTCCATTCCTACCCTCTCCCCACGCCGGCCCCGGCGTACGGCCGATCCCGACCGTCCCGCCAGCCAGCCCGGCAGCGAACCCAGCAGCGCCAGTCCCGCCGTGACCCCCCTGCCTCCCCGCCAGCCCCGCTGGCGCCGGCGCGTCGGCGCCGGAGCGGCTGCGGCGCTGCTGATCGTGGCCGGCGTGGTTCTGTGGCAGCGCCAGCGGGGCGCCGGCTCCAGGAACCTCGAGCCCTACACCGTGCTGGCGAACTCGGGAGACCTGCCGGGGGTGGTGAGCGCCTCGGGCGAACTCGACGCCGAGAAACGGGTGAACGTGAGCCCGAAGCGGCAGGGCCTGCTCGAACAGCTGCTCGTGGAAGAGGGCGACCGGGTGCAGGCCGGTCAGCCCCTGGCCAGGATGGACAGCGGCGACCTCGGTGACCGCATCAGCGAGCTCCAGGCCCAGCTGCAGTCGGCACAGGCGGAGCTGGTTCGCAGCCGCAGCGAGCTGGAGCGCAACGAGAAGCTCTATGAGCAGAAGGCCATCAGCCTCAGCGACTACAACACCGTGCGCAGCACCTTCCTGGTGGACCAGGCGGCGGTCGAGGCCGCCCGCCAGCGGCTCGCCGCCCGCCGGGTGGAGCAGGCCGATCTGATCGTGCGGGCACCGTTCTCCGGGGTGATCACCCAGCGCTACGCCGACCCCGGCGCCTTCGTGACCCCC
This portion of the Cyanobium sp. NIES-981 genome encodes:
- a CDS encoding alpha/beta hydrolase is translated as MFFPPLAAQPARAASELVVELDGLQLPLDLDDLEAWTLDPQGATSSLALWLDLLDPGSRRGLIRLLRAPLLRDRGFGVQMLSSWTGEPLLREVGGLITTPAGDNTGVLLLATLSQLLERQSTITSLDLLRALPPERLHLRVDGLLELAGDWRRQLQLQERAMAELRALPLPRRSSRTLLLGRQDHGRSPQRLQLAVAHRSSPLPLELWPARQAKRGPWLLLMPGLGGNTEQLSWLAAALAERGWPVLLIEHPGSDERAVKASLEGEGPPPGAESLPARLADLQAVLAAQRDGGLPAFGPSPAGEDGMVLFGHSLGGLAALMAAGLVPEQGLAQRCEQALSSLPVTNLSRLLQCQLPQVMGDGARQTFPVSGSALQDAIPLRGVITFNGFGSLLWPARGLADLNLPVMVVGGSLDLVTPPVTEQLDLFLGNRHPRSRLVVVDGGSHFSPVRMTSQGEPLFRLGNQLVGEDPRRVQDLLLAATIEFLEGWQHPSLLSPQRRVHNGITAYVLDQGQARRWRDRLGRP
- a CDS encoding efflux RND transporter periplasmic adaptor subunit, producing the protein MPPRQPRWRRRVGAGAAAALLIVAGVVLWQRQRGAGSRNLEPYTVLANSGDLPGVVSASGELDAEKRVNVSPKRQGLLEQLLVEEGDRVQAGQPLARMDSGDLGDRISELQAQLQSAQAELVRSRSELERNEKLYEQKAISLSDYNTVRSTFLVDQAAVEAARQRLAARRVEQADLIVRAPFSGVITQRYADPGAFVTPTTTASATAGATSSSIVELAQGLEVVAKVPESDIGRIRLGQEAVVRVDAFPDRRFAAVVKRITPRAVKVNNVTSFDVILRFSSEQPDLRIGMTADVDFSTGRVQAKTLVPTVAIVTEEGRPGVLLVGKDRQPTFQPVELGISGGKDTQILSGLEPGTRVFIDLPPWSKKKR
- the ychF gene encoding redox-regulated ATPase YchF; protein product: MLKAGIVGLPNVGKSTLFNALVANAQAEAANYPFCTIEPNSGVVAVPDPRLQELATLSRSREIIPTRVEFVDIAGLVKGASQGEGLGNKFLANIREVDAIVHVVRCFDDDDVIHVAGSVDPVRDAEVINLELALADLAQVEKRRERLKKQVRTSKEAQQEDAVLERLQAVLEAGGAVRTVALSPEEQALIRPLGLLTAKPIIYASNVSEDDLAAGNAHVEAVQTLAAQEGAETVRISAQVEAELIELPEEDRAEFLEGLGVSEGGLQGLIRATYALLGLRTYFTTGEKETRAWTITAGMTAPQAAGVIHTDFERGFIRAQTIGHRQLVEAGSLAEARNRGWLRSEGKEYVVAEGDVMEFLFNV
- a CDS encoding ABC transporter permease produces the protein MSRRRALAQYLAARLALAPLMLWLIATLVFLLLRLAPGDPIDALLGTRAPEAARAALRSRLGLDQPLWQQYGGFLRDLLRGDLGTSLTNQDPVSTVIGQTLPASLELGSVALILAAVVGLAVGFSGIARPEGKLDLAGRLYGIGTYALPPFWAAMVVQLIFAVWLGWLPVGGRFPPTLLPPEGSGFYLLDSLRSGLHSGDWQALLGTVRHLTLPAGTLALLLSGIFANALRLNLRRSLASDYVEAARSRGLGEARVVLRHALPNALLPVLTITGITVASLIGGALLIEVTYSWPGIAYRLQEAISQRDYPLVQGIVVVVAALVVLVTVTVDVLVALLDPRIRF
- a CDS encoding ABC transporter substrate-binding protein, translated to MSATVAGCLPRSPGSQSPAASGNRLVVASRNRVDSVDPAGAYTFGAMQLLSAIGDPLYAVTESGQLEPRLALELPQLSSDGRTARIPLRRGVRFHDGTAFDAAAMVFSLERFLAIGKLSYLLGDRVTAVRAVDSHTLELSLGQPFAPLAELLSAVALTPLSPTAYRQHGRRLLNERFVGTGPYRLTFFSKQQQRLEPFADYWGGQPANNGIDLVSLSNSTALFGALTSGEVDVLLSTSLEIDQQAALRRRSRQGQLREGSGAALEISYLTLLSDQPPFDNPTLRRALAYSLDRDTISERVTLGLRPPLRELVPPSLPGSDPVAWVRYDPVRARSLYRQAGYCQGQALRVPLTFRSNIPSDRLFALTWQAQLRQDLGDCVQLEVTGMESTTAYRQLGEGAFTLILLDWMGDFPDADNYLIPLLACEKEEQHRCLEGASAASGSFWAQPGLQALLQRSESSSGAERRSLLQRIQRITAGANPYIPLWLVAPRAWAQPGVSRPRFDGSGRLQLQALTRTGMGVEANTEAVQP
- a CDS encoding MFS transporter, with the protein product MATLRLVGSIGAGGVLYLTPMVFHQEALSAASVTQGVALAALAGTVSRFLSGWMLDRGVNCSVPVLLAALAALVGDSLLFQARDFGAYLQGQLLFGIAMGLYWPAIELAVPLSCRQGPAPVSSGRGYALVRSADATGIAAGALIGTLLAGMGLLRGIYLVDMLCLSAMVLLLLLRRLPDPDRRAGSGASGRLGGAWLGPLLPVLAVALLATALPALMQSALPLDLVRGGLARQALPESLGAALIALKLGLLVLIQWPVGRALARHPVRIGLGLSLGSFAVGTALLGGSALSSNGVALVVLAQVPLALGEAAFLPVASEAVVELTPVDHRGVAMALFSQCFALSALGAPLLAGMALDRQGHGLGVWWTAAGLCVGGLLLVQRIRPRPAAAA